From the bacterium genome, the window TCACCGGCCCGGCGGACCGCGAGACCCTCGGGCGCATGGCCGGGCGGCTGCGCCACCGCGGCCCGGACGAGGACGGCTTCTTCGCCGACGGGCGCGTGAACCTCGGCATCCGGCGCTTGAGCATCGTGGACCTCGAGACCGGGCACCAGCCGCTGGCGAACGAGGACGGCTCGGTGCGCCTGGTCTTCAACGGCGAGATCTACAACGCGCCGGAGCTGCGGCCGGAGCTGGAGGCGCGCGGGCACCGCTTCGTCACCGACCACTCCGACGGGGAGGTGGCCCTGCACCTCTACGAGGAGCGCGGCGAGGCCTTCGCCCACGCGCTCAACGGCATGTTCGCGATCGCCCTCTGGGACGCGGCCCGCGGCCGCCTGTTGCTGGTGCGCGACCGCATGGGCGTCAAGCCGCTTTTTTTCGCCGAGGTCCCCGGCGGGCTGCTCTTCGGCTCGGAGATCAAGGCGCTGCTCGCGCACCCCGCCTGCCCGCGCGAGCTGGACCGCGAGGCGATCTGGCATTACTTCAGCTTCAAGAACGTCCCGTCGCCGCGCACCGCGTACCGCGGCATCTCGGCGCTGCGGCCCGGCGAGTCGCTCTCGTGGACGTCCGCCGGCGGCGCGGTGCGCGAGCGCTGGTGGCGCCTCGTCTTTCGCGAGGATGAAGCCGTCGACAAGGCGGCAGCCGGCGAGCGCATCCGCTGGCTGATCGACGACGCGACGCGCCTGCGAATGCTCAGCGACGTGCCGATCGGGGCGTACCTGAGCGGCGGCGTGGACTCCAGCGCTGTGGTCGCCGCCATGGCGCGGCGCTCCACGGGGCCCGTGCTGACCTTCACGCTCGGCTACGAGGACGAGCTGGCGCACAAGGAGGCCGACCTTTTTCACGCGCGGCGCGTCGCGGCCGCCTTCGGCACCGAGCACCACGAGCACATCCTCTCGCGCGACGAGGTGGTCGCGGGGATC encodes:
- the asnB gene encoding asparagine synthase (glutamine-hydrolyzing); translation: MCGICGFTGPADRETLGRMAGRLRHRGPDEDGFFADGRVNLGIRRLSIVDLETGHQPLANEDGSVRLVFNGEIYNAPELRPELEARGHRFVTDHSDGEVALHLYEERGEAFAHALNGMFAIALWDAARGRLLLVRDRMGVKPLFFAEVPGGLLFGSEIKALLAHPACPRELDREAIWHYFSFKNVPSPRTAYRGISALRPGESLSWTSAGGAVRERWWRLVFREDEAVDKAAAGERIRWLIDDATRLRMLSDVPIGAYLSGGVDSSAVVAAMARRSTGPVLTFTLGYEDELAHKEADLFHARRVAAAFGTEHHEHILSRDEVVAGIDGVIRAFDQPFSGTVSTYFLSGLIARHVKVALSGDGADELFGSYLSHRLARPLAWCARRRAGLGGDEAGDGGPDALSASDRQRWEQLCAETGGDETAWRTRLLLFSEQEKRELLTPAFTDGLAGADSGRLIAEQFAADSARGPLNRVLEAEWNTQLPDQVLAFVDFLSMAHSVEIRSPFLDWRLVEFAATLPDRVKIRRGVVKAILKEALAPVLPGEVLARPKEGFVLPVLDWLPGSLHPYAAATLAPERTGAHGFLAPGRVAHYLAACRTGDRGAAAKVWNLMMFQLWWENCFREGAA